The genomic DNA AAGATTTAATCAAGATAAGATAAATAAGTATAAATTGGAAAATAAAAAAATAGAATCTAAAGCAAAAGATTTTATGAAAGAATATACTAAAGGATTAAATATGGCATATAAAAAATCTAATTATAAATACATTAGTGAACATATAAAAGAAGATACTAAAGTATCAAAACATATGAAAAAAATGGTTACCTCAAATGCAAAAAATAAATACAGTAATTTAGAATTTCAAAGTGTTAAGAAAAATAATGAAAATGTTCAAGTTATCTTAACAAAAGAAGTTAGTAAGGAAAAAGTAACTTCTAAATATTTGTTAGAGGTTACTGATAGTAAATTCAAGATAACAAATTATAAGGATATATAAAAAAGGGGGAAACCCCTTTTTTTATTGGAACATACCACTAAGTCTATTTATAACAAATGCAACAATACTTATTGATAAATCTACATTAGGAGTATTATTTGGTTTTTCATATAAACTATCTTCAATAACACTTCTTAACGAAGCTGATCCATGTATATTAGATGAAAAGTTCTTATAACATATATGATAATATACAGGAAAGCCTAAATGGTAGCATAAATCTTTAAAATTATATAATTCGATTGGTACGTTATTCCCCTTATCATCTGTTTCATATTCATCAGTTTGTGAATACCATTTAAAATTTTTATTATTAATATTAGTGAAACCATTTCTGAATTTATCTTTTTTCATCGTTAAATTATTCATATTAAATGCTTGCGAAAATTCATTGTCGTTTTGATTAATACCTATATAATTTCTTATATCTGAATATGAAGTTTCTTTAGTATCATTATGATAAACGAATTCATGATATTTTTGAATTTCATATTCCGTATAGTCTAAATATTTTTTTGCTCTATCATTAGCATAGTTTTTACTTTTGTTTAAAAACATTATATATATATATCGTTCAAATAAAATTCTAGCTAAAGCAGGTAAAGTAGTATTATGTTGATTATTAATTAAAAGTTCAATAGATTCATATAATTCACTAACTTCTAATAATAAATTGTAATTGGCTAAATCAATATCTTTTAAACTAGTCTGTTCTGACATTACGTCTGCAACAATATTTATTCTTTCTTTGAATTCTGATGCAGTCACAATAAACATTATAAATTTCCACCTCTATTTTATATTACATTACAAACCACAGAAAAATCTATATTTTCTATATCACCTTGCTCATTAATCAAAGTGATCAATTCATTAATAGTATCTACTTTCTTAATAAAACCTGACCCAATCCTCATATATCCATTCTTCCAGTAATTAATTGTGCAAAATGAATTAGTAGCTATCTTCTCATTAATTATATCATTAATAATTTCCAATTGTTCTTGTGATAGTAAAGGCATTTCTATTTTATTTTGATCTTCTACATATTGCTCTAGCATTTCGTATTGAATTGGTAAACTCTTAAACGGTTGCCATTTTTTAATTCCTCTACCTTGTGGGATTCGAGGATTAAGATATTCTCTAGGTATCTTTCTATAATCAGTTTCATATTTATATGTGTCTGGCATATCAGGGTTAATTATTTTCATTAAAAGCACCTCAAAACCATTATAGAACATGTGTTCGTTATAAGCAATATCATATATTTGAAATAGGACGCTGTGAGAACCTCTCATTTGCATCGAAAACAAAAATGGGTGAGTGTATGTGCGTAATGCGCACATACACTCACATTAAAACTAAATTCAAAATGGAGGGAAAGTGAGGATTCACTTTCCCTTTATTTCCATTTTTTAGAATTTATTTTTTTGTGTTGAAACGCTCACACGTACAATCAGAGATTGTACTTTTAACAAGCCTACTCAATCTTGCAAGGGGCAAAAAACTTTTTATTTGTGGCCATACGGCCAGTCTAAAAACTTTTATTGCTTGAACCCTTGCAAGATCAACGTAACGGCTTGTTGCAGTGGCTTCACAACACAGCAAAAATAAATAATTTCTAAAAGATAAAATTTCAGGGGGTCATTAAAATGACAGTAGAAGATAGAATTGAATTGTACGTTTTTGAAAATGAATACAAGGAAGTTGTTGGAATTTATGAAACAATTGAGTTAGATGAATTTTACAATCGTTATACTACAAGAGTAATAGAGTCAGCAGAAGAACATTATTGCTTAGATGAAAGATTAAAATATCATATGGTAAATTTTGGTTATTTAGCAAAATTTTATGATATATATCCAACTATTGATGAAAATGATTCTGAATTAAAAGATTATCTAAAAACATATAATGAAGTTACTCAAGAAAAACTATCTTTTGAAAAAATCGAAGTTTTAGAAGAAGATGAACAAGTTATCATTAACTATATTTTTAAAAATGGTTTAGATAAATATAAAAAGAATAAAGATAAAACTAAAAATCTTATACCATCTATTGAGATATTGTGGAATAAGCAAGATGAGAAACCAATTGTTTTAAAAGAATATACATGCAATGTTGAAAAACTAGTTGAGTGTATTTTAACTTCTGAAATGAGTAGAATATATCAAGAACATTCCACAGAAGAATTGTTGTTTGAAAAGACTAATTACCTTAAAAACTTAATCCGATTTGTAGATGAATTGAACGAGGTCTTAAATGATAAAGTCGAAACTTTATATAAGTTACAAGAAGTCTATAACAACGAGTTTTATTTCTGTGATAATGAGATCATTGTTAATGAATACTAATATCAAAGCCCTCGAAAAAATCGGGGGCTTTGCTTTTGGCATAAAGCGGCCAAAAACAAAGCCGAAACAAAAGGAGTGAATGTGATGTGCATAACGCACACACATCACATTCACATTAAAACTAAATTCAAAAATGGAGGGAAAGTGAGGATTCACTTTCCCTTTATTTCTATTTTTTAGAATTTATTTTTTTGTGTTGAAACGCTCACACGTACAATCAAAGATTGTACTTTTAACAAGCCTACTCAATCTTGCAAGGGGCAAAAAACTTTTTATTTATGGCCATACGGCCAGTCTAAAAACTTTTATTGCTTGAACCCTTGCAAGATCAACGTAACGGCTTGTTGCAGTGGCTTCACAACACAGCAAAAATAAATAATTTCTAAAAGAAAATTTTCAGGAGGGATTAATATGATTCTTGTAATTATCATTTTATTTATATTGGTATACTTCGCTAGTTTAACATTTGAAATATTAAATTCTTTTATTAAGGAGTGGTCAAAATGAGTATTTATTATGATTATGATAATACAGGCGTTCAGTATGACTGGATAGAAATAAATGAAACTAAAAAAACAATTAGATATGGTAACAGTGGAATACAAATTCCCGATACACACAACATTGAATGTATCTACGTTAGAGATTTAAGTCGATTAATAATTAATAATATTAATAAATATCAAGATATTTCAAAAGGAGTTAATTAATATGTTAAAAATAAATGAACTTGTAGAGTATGATGGGAATTTGATTGAAGTGAAAAACCTTAATGATTATTACACTATTAATGATATGAATTCTAATGAAGAAGTAGGTTTTATGTTTAACGATTGGGAATAAAAAAAATTCAGGAGTGATTAAATGGAAATTAAAAATGCAGACCAGTTAAGAGATAGTAATATAAAAGCAAAAGAGCGATTTGAAAAAGCAATAGAAAGACAATATAAAGAAATATTGAAGGCAAATGATGCAGGTAAAAGAGCAACAATATTCTGGTATGATAATGATCTACGATATGAAGATATAAGTAATCAGATTAAAAAGTATTTCAGTGATAAAGGTTATAGTTTTGCAAGAGATAGAGTAAGTCAAGGCGTTCCACAATTAACATTATATATAGAATGGTAATAATTAAAGCCCTCGAAAAAATCGGGGGCTTTGCTTTTGGCATAAAACAGCCAAAAACAAAGCCGAAACAAAAGGAGTGAATGTGATGTGCATAACGCACACACATCACATTCACATTAAAACTAAATTCAAAATGGAGGGAAAGTGAAGATTCACTTTCTCTTTATTTCCATTTTTTTTGAATTTATTTTTTTGTGTTGAAACGCTCACACGTACAATCAAAGATTGTACTTTTAACAAGCCTACTCAATCTTACAAGGGGCAAAAAACTTTTTATTTGTGGCCATACGGCCAGTCTAAAAACTTTTATTGCTTGAACCCTTGCAAGATCAACGTAACGGCTTGTTGCAGTGGCTTCACAACACAGCAAAAATAAATAATTTCTAAAAGAAAAATTTCAGGAGGAGTTAATATGATTAATATAGAAAATTTAAAAGCGTCAGAAAGTTACTTGAAAATTTGTAAGGATATTAAAGAATACGAAATGATAGAATTTGAACGTGATTACAATGAAGATGAAGAAGTATTTGATTCTAATTTAAAATGTGATTTGGCATATACTACAAAAGGTGATGATGAAGAATTTGAAATCCAAGTTTCTTTAGATTTAAAGAATAATAGATTAATTAGGGAATTGTCACATCTATATGATAATTATATAGAATACGATTATTTTGATAGTTGGAATGATATTGCGTTAATGACAGAATACCTTAACTTTGATGATTTAATTATGACTGATGTTGACGTAGATGAATTACAAGATACATTTAATAAAAATCAGGCAAAATATTAAACTTACTAGGAGGTCATTTAAGATGGAACAATCTCAAAATTACAAAGACTTAGTAGCAGAAATGAAGAAAATGGAATATATGGAAACTCTAAAAGCTGTATTTTGTTTTGAAACTGGTATTGAAGATGAAGAATATTTAAGCAATATGGCAGATTATTTTATTAATAGTAAGCAGATTCATAATTTCTTAGATGAAGAATTGTTTAATAAGCAATTAGAATATTATCAAAATTTTTAATTAAAACTAGCCCTCGAAAAATCGGGGGCTTTGCTTTTGGCATAAGACGGCCAAAACAAAGCCGAACCAAAAGGAGTGAATGTGATGTGCATAACGCACACACATAACATTCACATTTTAAGTAAATTCAAAATGGAGGGAAAGTGAAGATTCACTTTCCCTTTATTTCCATTTTTAGAATTTATTTTTTTGTGTTGAAACGCTCACACGTACAATCAAAGATTGTACTTTTAACAAGCCTACTCAATCTTACAAGGGGCAATAAAACTTTTTATTTGTGGCCATACGGCCAGTCTAAAAACTTTTATTGCTTGAACCCTTGCAAGATCAACGTAACGGCTTGTTGCAGTGGCTTCACAACACAGCAAAAATAAATAATTTCTAAAAGAAAAATTTCAGAAGTGTTTAAGATGATTTATTGAATAATAGTTATCTCAAAAAGGTTGAATATCGGATTAGAAAAGGAGGTGATATAAGTGAAAAGAACACAGAGAGAGGAAAAAGAACAAAAAAATAAGATTACAAAAGCTACTTTGGTACTACTATACCTCAACATAGCTTATGCAATCTTACAGATTCTCGGAAAAATATTTTAGTTCTTAAAGTAGGGGCTCACACCCCCTACTACCTTTCTTCTATTATATCATAGGAGGGTAAAAATGAAAAATTACAATAAGAAAATGTTTGTTTTATTACTATTCCTTACGTTTTTAAATATCATTAATTTACTGATGGAGGTTTTATAATGAATAAAAATAAGCAAATAGAAATATTGAAAAACCATTACGTTAAGGGCTTAAGAGTGGAATTAATTAAAATAACTGATGATATTACTAAACTTAAAAAAGGTGATTTAGGTACAATTACTAAAGTTGATGATATAGGTCAAATACATGTTAATTGGGATAACGGTTCTACATTGGCTTTAGTGTATGGTGAAGATAGGTTCATAGCATCAACGCCATATTCATCACAAGAATATGTATGATAATTAATGCCCTCGAAAATACGAGGGCATTGCTTTTGGCATAAAACGGCCAAAAACAATGCCGAAACAAAGGAGTGAATGTGATGTGCATAATGCACATCACATTCACATTAAAAGTAAATTCAAAATGGAGGGAAAGTGAATCTTCACTTTCCGTTTATTTCCATTTTTTAGAATTTATTTTTTTGTGTTGAAACGCTCACACGTACAATCAGAGATTGTACTTTTAACAAGCCTACTCAATCTTACAAGGGGCAAAAAACTTTTTATTTGTGGCCATACGGCCAGTCTAAAAACTTTTATTGCTTGAACCCTTGCAAGATCAACGTAACGGCTTGTTGCAGTGGCTTCACAACACAGCAAAAATAAATAATTTCTAAAAGAAAAATTTCAGGAGTGATTATTATGTATAAAGAATTATCAGTAGAAAAATATATACCTCAAAAGTATAGACCTTATGTAGAAGAATTTTGGAAAGACATTGACGGTTGTTGGTTAAATTTAAAAGATGATTACATTTCGACAACCACAGAAGCAAGTACAATTCATGAAAATTCCATTAAAGAAGTTAAAAAGTGTTTAAAAACAATTATGCTTGAAGAAGAATATTTGAATAGTTGGAAGAATAAGCAATTCATGAGAAAAGATAAACTTAAATAATAAATTAAAGCAGTGCAGCAATCATTTGCACTGCTTTTAATTTATATGTTTATTTTGAATCTAAGGCTTTTAATATTTTAACCTTTTTTAATAATAGCTTTTTATTATCTTCGATTTCTTCTAAATAAATATCCTTGTGTGCTAATCCCATAAAATTTAAAATGCCTTTCGGAATATATTTATAGATATTAATTTGCTTGTTATAGTCTATTTCAATCTCTTTGAGTATTGAATAATACTTGTTTAGTATAGCGATGTGTTCAATATATTCACTAGCATTTTTATTAAAAGTATATGGATTAATATCTTCAAATATTACTCCCATATAAGTGAATCTTTTAGCATTTATTTTAATGAATTCTCCATCATCAGATAAGTTAAATGCCTTGCTAGTTTTTAAGAATGACTGTAGTTTTTCAATAATGATTTTTAAATCTTCATATATTCTATGCTTTTCTGGATTATATTCATATACATAAACCTTTTTAGAAGTTACATAATTAACACCTAATACTTTTGCTAATATAATTCTATGTGTACCATCATTCACCCCAATATATATTGGACTTTCGCCTGTTTTAATATATTTATTAAAGGCATATAAAGATAATCCACTATTTCCATCTTCATATAATGTTTTTAACTCTTTGAAATTCATTTTGGTTAAATTTGTTAATAAATCATAGAATCTTATAGTTGATAAATTAGCATCTTTATTTTGGGGTAGTCCATAAACTCCCCAAAATAAAAGGTTATACCAACTATGACCATTATTTCCAGATCTAGCAGGCGCATGTATATAGTTAGTATCAATCCATGCTAATTGAGTTTGTTTTTCTTTAGAATCGTAATAATAATCAAATTCAGGTACATAATCTACTTTATCATTCATTGCTGCATGTAAATCTGATATTTCTACACCTCTATTTGTCAAAAACTTGTCTAATGGTTCAACTTCTTTTAAATGTTTCTCAATTTCTTCTCTGTTCATATGCACACCTCTTATATATTTTTAGTATATTTGCAATTTGGATAGTTAGAACAGCCTAAAAACTGCCCGTTTTTACCTGTTCTAACCACTAATTCATTGCTACATTTAGGGCAATTATTACTATTAGAAAAATCGGGGTTAATTTTGATTATCCATTTTGATAATGTGTTTCTATCTTTCATTATTATTGAGCAAGCATTACCTAATTCGATTGCACTTTTAGTATAAAAACTATTTGTTACTATCCATGCTTCATCTGCATTATGATATCGTTGAGCTGCATATATTTCTTGTACAGCTTTGATACCAATTTTCCCGTTACTTCTTTTTGCTTGTACGACTATTTTTTTATTTTCATTTTTTAGTATTAAATCTGCACCATAGTCATGTGATGCTTTAGTTACTGTTGGTTTATATTTCAATTTGGAAAATAGTG from Staphylococcus durrellii includes the following:
- a CDS encoding DUF5677 domain-containing protein, with the translated sequence MFIVTASEFKERINIVADVMSEQTSLKDIDLANYNLLLEVSELYESIELLINNQHNTTLPALARILFERYIYIMFLNKSKNYANDRAKKYLDYTEYEIQKYHEFVYHNDTKETSYSDIRNYIGINQNDNEFSQAFNMNNLTMKKDKFRNGFTNINNKNFKWYSQTDEYETDDKGNNVPIELYNFKDLCYHLGFPVYYHICYKNFSSNIHGSASLRSVIEDSLYEKPNNTPNVDLSISIVAFVINRLSGMFQ
- a CDS encoding YolD-like family protein; translation: MQMRGSHSVLFQIYDIAYNEHMFYNGFEVLLMKIINPDMPDTYKYETDYRKIPREYLNPRIPQGRGIKKWQPFKSLPIQYEMLEQYVEDQNKIEMPLLSQEQLEIINDIINEKIATNSFCTINYWKNGYMRIGSGFIKKVDTINELITLINEQGDIENIDFSVVCNVI
- a CDS encoding DUF4314 domain-containing protein, with amino-acid sequence MNKNKQIEILKNHYVKGLRVELIKITDDITKLKKGDLGTITKVDDIGQIHVNWDNGSTLALVYGEDRFIASTPYSSQEYV
- a CDS encoding restriction endonuclease encodes the protein MDNNLLLNIIILILVLVIAYKSLPVIINFFKKKKIQNLYRKARIRDVDKMDGIEFEYYLEALFSKLKYKPTVTKASHDYGADLILKNENKKIVVQAKRSNGKIGIKAVQEIYAAQRYHNADEAWIVTNSFYTKSAIELGNACSIIMKDRNTLSKWIIKINPDFSNSNNCPKCSNELVVRTGKNGQFLGCSNYPNCKYTKNI